A genomic window from Silene latifolia isolate original U9 population chromosome 11, ASM4854445v1, whole genome shotgun sequence includes:
- the LOC141612946 gene encoding uncharacterized protein LOC141612946: MVEPVPIRDTMAPKHIVNPSIQRPRIQANNFEIKNALLNLVQDNQFGGGPLENPNDHLNDFLENCDMYKSNGVSDDAVRLRLFPRSLRGSAKDWLKNCDPDSFKTWDELASAFLNKYFPPSRTAKVKSELQSFTQEEDETLYEAWERYKKLQRLCPHHGISEAELVNNFYKGLTQDLRLSLDAGSGKGALDILGHKAAKELIEEMASRTMEWGSDRQMRKGKSKDSNSVLNVEVKGMLDELTQQVALLNSKPKGSDMSRVNDEIRASQKATETHVAQISQQLSQLAQNPGKFPGNTVNPREMNAVFLRSGKQLEEVEKSPKWKRKRVTNEVVKEHPVEIVVEKSKEVEMVDPPKQDEPIATKAKECTPPPREYVAPVPFPQRLARPRIEKKYEKFVEILKGMNVTIPFLDMITEIPSYGKFLKELVTLKKKNGEVQTINLSKECSAILTHTNKLPNKLEDPGSFSIPCSIQGVAIKRALCDLGASVSLMPLSIFKRLDLGDLKPTRVSLQLADRSVKFPIGVIEDVPLVVGKLVIPCDFFVMDMPEDYNVPIILGRPCLATGRAMIDVKSGKLSLQVGEERVEFELHKSMEAPSLGDTCCIVDILENPMEEHDPKASSMDPLETCLVSGYEVDDKDVETLAYVWMLDSAPIHEQAPKFEMLEVGKKEESSTPPPTVELKPLPSSLKYEFLGDNSTFPVIINSALDDT, encoded by the exons ATGGTTGAACCGGTTCCGATAAGAGACACTATGGCTCCTAAGCACATAGTCAATCCAAGCATCCAAAGGCCACGAATtcaagctaataactttgagATTAAAAATGCCTTGCTCAACCTTGTTCAAGACAACCAATTTGGAGGAGGTCCCTTGGAGAACCCAAATGATCATTTAAATGATTTCCTTGAAAATTGTGATATGTACAAGTCAAATGGGGTCTCCGATGACGCGGTTCGCCTTAGGTTGTTCCCCCGTTCTCTTAGGGGTTCGGCCAAGGATTGGTTGAAGAATTGTGACCCGGATTCCTTCAAGACATGGGATGAGTTGGCTTCGGCATTTTTAAACAAATATTTCCCACCCTCAAGAACGGCCAAAGTCAAGAGTGAATTACAAAGCTTTACTCAAGAAGAGGATGAGAccttatatgaggcatgggaacGGTACAAGAAGCTCCAACGGTTATGCCCACACCATGGCATCTCCGAGGCCGAGCTAGTGAACAATTTCTACAAAGGGTTGACTCAAGACCTAAGGCTTTCATTGGATGCGGGATCGGGGAAAGGTGCCTTAGACATTTTGGGGCATAAAGCGGCAAAGGAActaattgaggagatggcctcAAGAACTATGGAATGGGGAAGTGATAGGCAAATGAGGAAGGGCAAGAGCAAGGATTCTAATTCGGTTTTGAATGTGGAGGTTAAGGGTATGCTAGATGAACTCACCCAACAAGTTGCTTTGCTAAATTCAAAACCTAAGGGCTCCGATATGAG CCGGGTGAATGATGAAATACGGGCATCACAAAAGGCTACGGAAACTCATGTGGCCCAAATTTCTCAACAATTGAGTCAATTGGCTCAAAATCCGGGGAAGTTTCCGGGTAATACGGTTAACCCAAGGGAGATGAATGCGGTGTTTTTGAGGAGTGGTAAGCAATTGGAGGAGGTTGAGAAATCTCCTAAGTGGAAGAGGAAGAGGGTGACTAATGAAGTTGTGAAAGAGCACCCGGTTGAAATTGTGGTGGAAAAGTCTAAGGAGGTGGAGATGGTTGATCCTCCAAAGCAAGATGAGCCTATTGCAACTAAGGCCAAAGAATGTACTCCACCACCAAGGGAGTATGTAGCACCGGTACCCTTTCCACAAAGGCTTGCAAGGCCtagaattgaaaagaaatatGAGAAGTTTGTGGAGATCTTGAAGGGAATGAATGTCACGATTCCTTTCCTTGACATGATTACCGAAATTCCATCTTATGGCAAATTTCTTAAGGAACTTGTCACTTTGAAGAAGAAGAATGGAGAGGTGCAAACCATCAACCTCTCTAAGGAATGTAGTGCTATACTCACTCACACCAACAAGCTTCCTAACAAGCTAGAAGATCCGGGGAGCTTCTCTAtcccttgttctatccaaggggtGGCTATTAAAAGAgctttgtgtgatttgggggctagTGTGAGCCTCATGCCACTTTCTATATTCAAGAGGCTTGATTTGGGAGACTTGAAACCTACTAGAGTTTCACTTCAACTTGCCGATCGGTCGGTCAAATTTCCCATTGGTGTGATTGAAGATGTACCCTTGGTAGTTGGGAAGCTTGTCATACCATGTGATTTCTTTGTTATGGATATGCCGGAGGATTATAATGTGCCTATTATTTTAGGCCGACCTTGTCTTGCTACCGGTAGAGCTATGatcgatgtaaagagtggcaagtTGTCTTTACAAGTGGGTGAAGAAAGAGTGGAATTTGAACTCCACAAGTCCATGGAAGCTCCTTCTCTAGGTGACACTTGTTGCATTGTTGACATTCTTGAGAATCCCATGGAGGAGCATGACCCGAAAGCTTCATCTATGGATCCTTTGGAGACTTGTCTTGTTAGTGGGTATGAAGTCGATGACAAAGATGTTGAGACTCTTGCATATGTATGGATGTTGGATTCGGCTCCTATTCATGAACAAGCTCCCAAATTTGAAATGTTGGAAGTCGGTAAGAAGGAGGAGAGTTCCACGCCTCCTCCTACGGTTGAACTTAAACCTCTTCCCTCTTCTTTGAAGTATGAATTTCTAGGAGATAATTCCACTTTTCCCGTCATCATCAATAGTGCACTTGATGACACCTAA